A part of Aegilops tauschii subsp. strangulata cultivar AL8/78 chromosome 2, Aet v6.0, whole genome shotgun sequence genomic DNA contains:
- the LOC109765663 gene encoding uncharacterized protein: MLAVAAGQATLGEPSSSAAAAAAVPKRRDPTPDHPPYSWMIEEAIQALGEDGGSAESAISGFIRGRYPGVPAAHDRFLRYYLAKHVAEGLFVCAAPGRYSCCSDDEPQPELALTDVLAAAAAPAQPKRARGRPRKDSSLVVVKRGRGRPRRDDSQAAAVAVSAGPPMTGAKRGRGRPRKDGSAPKPASGKKFVSGSPSAMPKRRGRSRLLTDVGAADVSGEALVTDKKDSTEAPSATDKNHGEPRELALAIVNDGSGAALLTEEDGGEAPAAKRPLLAKEPAAFSTPECSTQPCKLPLVAADENSARALASDKEGDTEAPFVKHKRRRRTCRSEPAKSTCGSPSTSIADKKAGGNVASAPPKGRGWLRKPTLMAAAADEITPNEARSLPGKPRRKPRKQFLLNFYDEVPNSPKFCVLALPAQVPGATKAP, encoded by the exons ATGCTGGCCGTCGCGGCGGGGCAGGCGACGCTGGGGGAGCCGTCGTCGtcggcggccgccgccgccgccgtgcccaaGCGCCGGGATCCCACGCCGGATCATCCACCGTATTCATGG ATGATCGAAGAGGCGATCCAGGCGCTGGGCGAGGACGGCGGCTCGGCGGAGTCCGCCATCTCGGGCTTCATCCGCGGCAGGTACCCCGGCGTCCCCGCCGCGCACGACAGGTTCCTCCGCTACTACCTCGCCAAGCACGTCGCCGAGGGCCTCTTCGTCTGCGCCGCGCCTGGGCGGTACTCTTGCTGCTCCGACGACGAGCCCCAGCCCGAGCTCGCACTCACCGATGTCCTGGCGGCGGCTGCTGCGCCGGCACAGCCCAAGCGCGCCCGCGGTCGGCCTAGGAAGGATAGCTCGCTGGTGGTGGTCAAGCGTGGGCGCGGTCGGCCTAGGAGGGATGATTCGCAGGCCGCTGCGGTGGCGGTGAGTGCTGGGCCTCCGATGACAGGGGCCAAGCGCGGCCGCGGTCGGCCTCGGAAGGATGGCTCGGCGCCCAAGCCGGCTTCTGGCAAGAAGTTTGTGAGCGGGTCGCCATCCGCGATGCCCAAACGCCGTGGCCGGTCTCGCCTTCTGACGGATGTAGGGGCGGCCGACGTCTCCGGCGAAGCGCTCGTCACGGACAAGAAAGACAGCACTGAGGCTCCATCCGCCACTGATAAGAACCATGGGGAACCTCGCGAGCTGGCACTTGCGATCGTCAACGACGGCTCTGGTGCAGCATTACTTACGGAGGAAGATGGCGGCGAGGCTCCAGCAGCCAAGCGGCCGCTCTTGGCCAAGGAACCTGCCGCATTCAGTACGCCAGAGTGCAGCACCCAGCCCTGCAAACTGCCCCTTGTGGCAGCTGACGAAAACTCTGCTCGGGCCCTAGCCTCCGACAAGGAGGGTGACACCGAAGCTCCATTTGTGAAGCACAAGCGCCGTCGTCGGACCTGCAGATCAGAGCCGGCAAAATCCACCTGCGGCTCTCCCTCAACATCAATTGCAGACAAGAAGGCCGGTGGCAACGTTGCATCTGCTCCACCCAAGGGCCGTGGCTGGTTGCGCAAACCGACATTGATGGCTGCCGCCGCCGACGAAATTACACCCAATGAGGCTCGATCATTACCGGGCAAGCCGCGCCGCAAACCTCGCAAACAGTTTCTGCTGAACTTTTATGATGAGGTACCAAATAGTCCAAAGTTCTGTGTCCTCGCACTGCCTGCCCAGGTGCCAGGGGCAACAAAGGCGCCGTAG